The proteins below come from a single Leptotrichia sp. oral taxon 223 genomic window:
- the hemA gene encoding glutamyl-tRNA reductase, whose product MKENLVKNFYILSFSYKNLSLEEREKFVKEGYRHVLREYLEKRIIKGYVAVETCLRIELYLDVSKEFEIERLKRDFRIEKMKDYNGAEAVHYLLRVICGLDSIIKGEDQILVQLKKAYFDALDKNITSSFLNIMFNQAIETGKRFRAESKINEKNISLDSIAVKFIRTKFESLENKKIFVIGVGDLSQSILALFHKMNNCHLTMTNRSLRRSIELQKVYPDVQTAEFNEKYNVIKNMDIVISATSAPHLILETAKIQNILNDGKKRFFLDLAVPRDIEASIGEFENTSLYHLEDIWDEYNKNVEKRDEIVEKYSYIIEEQLKKIAEKLEKRKKYTNQKNIELGENE is encoded by the coding sequence ATGAAGGAAAATTTAGTAAAGAATTTTTATATTCTAAGTTTTAGTTATAAAAATTTGAGTTTGGAAGAAAGGGAAAAGTTTGTAAAAGAGGGGTATAGACATGTTTTGAGGGAGTATTTGGAAAAAAGGATTATAAAGGGGTATGTGGCTGTTGAAACTTGCCTTAGGATAGAGCTTTATTTGGATGTTAGCAAGGAATTTGAAATTGAGAGGTTAAAGAGGGATTTTAGGATTGAGAAGATGAAGGACTATAATGGGGCTGAAGCTGTGCATTATTTATTGCGGGTGATTTGTGGGCTGGATTCGATAATAAAGGGAGAAGATCAGATTCTTGTACAGCTTAAAAAGGCATATTTTGATGCTCTTGACAAAAATATTACATCTTCTTTTTTGAATATAATGTTTAATCAGGCGATAGAAACTGGGAAAAGATTTAGGGCGGAAAGTAAAATAAATGAAAAAAATATTTCACTTGATTCGATAGCTGTAAAATTTATAAGAACAAAATTTGAGAGCCTTGAAAATAAAAAAATATTTGTAATTGGAGTGGGAGATTTGAGCCAGTCAATTCTTGCACTTTTTCACAAAATGAACAATTGCCATTTGACAATGACAAATAGAAGTTTACGACGATCAATTGAATTGCAGAAAGTGTATCCAGACGTTCAGACAGCAGAATTTAACGAGAAATATAATGTTATAAAAAATATGGATATTGTAATAAGTGCCACTTCTGCACCACATTTGATTCTTGAAACAGCGAAAATTCAAAATATTCTGAATGATGGAAAAAAACGGTTTTTCCTTGATTTAGCAGTTCCGAGAGATATTGAGGCAAGTATAGGGGAGTTTGAAAATACTTCACTTTATCATTTGGAGGATATTTGGGATGAATATAATAAAAATGTGGAAAAACGGGATGAAATTGTAGAAAAATATTCTTACATTATTGAGGAGCAGTTAAAAAAAATAGCGGAAAAACTTGAAAAAAGAAAAAAATATACAAATCAGAAAAATATTGAGTTAGGTGAAAATGAATGA
- a CDS encoding MerR family transcriptional regulator has product MQIKEFSEKTGLTPYTIRFYEKKELFRVKRDEKNRRIYDETDIEWIKMLKRLKDMGMKLSEIKKYSDLRYEGNETIKERMEILTNHKKYVNIEIEKWQKYLQNLDDKLEIYENYLKSISEK; this is encoded by the coding sequence ATGCAAATAAAGGAATTTTCAGAAAAAACAGGTTTAACTCCATACACAATAAGATTTTATGAAAAAAAGGAGCTGTTTCGTGTAAAAAGAGACGAAAAGAATAGAAGAATATACGATGAAACCGATATTGAATGGATAAAAATGTTAAAAAGATTAAAAGATATGGGAATGAAATTGAGTGAAATTAAGAAATATTCAGATTTACGGTATGAGGGGAACGAAACGATAAAAGAAAGAATGGAAATTTTGACAAACCATAAAAAATATGTAAACATAGAAATTGAAAAGTGGCAAAAATATTTACAAAATCTTGACGATAAACTTGAAATTTATGAGAATTATTTAAAAAGTATTTCTGAAAAATAA
- a CDS encoding SDR family oxidoreductase produces MKTKYTVITGASSGIGKAVALKFAERNKNLILIARRKNLLEDLKSEILKKNPNLDILVIDFDLTDVYKIPELYSKLNNYHIETLINNAGFGMYGDVKEQPLNKISDMLHLNVEALTLLSSLYVQDYHNEKGSQLINISSAGGYTIVPNAIIYCATKFYVNAFTEGLALELKQNNTQLKAKVLAPAATKTNFGNIATGKTNFDYDKSYPNYHTSEEMANFLIQLYESDKTVGYISRETFEFNLSDGFFQNAFSSKNNVKF; encoded by the coding sequence ATGAAAACCAAATATACTGTTATAACAGGAGCAAGTTCGGGAATAGGAAAGGCTGTGGCTCTAAAATTTGCAGAAAGAAATAAAAATCTTATTCTGATTGCACGAAGAAAGAATTTACTAGAAGACTTAAAAAGCGAAATTTTAAAGAAAAATCCTAATTTGGACATTCTTGTAATAGATTTTGACTTAACAGATGTCTATAAAATTCCTGAACTATATTCAAAATTAAACAACTATCATATTGAAACTTTAATAAACAATGCAGGTTTTGGAATGTATGGCGATGTAAAAGAGCAACCCTTAAACAAAATTTCAGATATGCTTCATCTTAATGTAGAGGCATTAACTTTGCTATCTTCTTTATACGTCCAAGATTACCACAACGAAAAAGGCTCTCAATTAATCAATATCTCCTCAGCAGGAGGCTACACAATCGTTCCAAACGCAATTATCTACTGTGCCACAAAATTTTACGTAAACGCCTTCACAGAAGGACTCGCACTAGAATTAAAGCAAAACAACACACAATTAAAAGCAAAAGTCCTAGCACCCGCCGCAACCAAAACTAACTTTGGAAATATCGCAACTGGTAAAACTAATTTTGATTATGATAAATCTTATCCAAACTATCATACATCCGAAGAAATGGCAAATTTTCTCATTCAACTTTACGAAAGCGACAAAACTGTCGGTTACATCAGCCGTGAAACTTTCGAATTTAACTTATCCGATGGATTTTTTCAAAATGCATTTAGTTCTAAAAATAATGTAAAATTTTAA
- a CDS encoding endonuclease has product MLTNTNITWGFALLSPFIIPVLILLTVWFFVSKRKFNFLIAFTILSLLFVRYLRFPYDTVNRNSELEISKNFLIKRALSSDSEHEVYKLVDKTKPEDLILYLDGLSKINNNWIGYIEETDSYEGKYGIKPETYFLINSNNVEYNLDEKTLEKRLNLKEIKLQDAEHFVDKFGSKKEIMYQYQLDKTGDLDENISLNSELSKKLETKYKKDRAFYLMFWSVMLLIEIIYLFIKNRKITKSNKD; this is encoded by the coding sequence ATGCTTACAAATACAAATATAACTTGGGGATTTGCCTTGTTATCACCTTTTATAATTCCAGTATTAATTTTATTAACTGTTTGGTTTTTTGTTTCAAAACGAAAGTTTAATTTTCTTATCGCATTTACAATTTTATCATTATTATTTGTTAGGTATCTTCGTTTTCCTTATGACACAGTTAATCGTAACAGCGAACTTGAAATATCAAAAAATTTTTTGATAAAGAGAGCTTTAAGCTCGGATTCGGAACATGAAGTTTATAAACTTGTAGATAAGACAAAACCTGAGGATTTAATCTTGTATTTAGATGGATTATCTAAAATTAATAATAATTGGATTGGCTATATTGAGGAAACAGATTCTTATGAAGGAAAATACGGTATCAAACCAGAAACATATTTTTTAATTAATAGTAATAATGTTGAGTATAACTTAGATGAGAAAACTTTAGAAAAACGATTAAATCTAAAAGAAATAAAATTACAGGATGCAGAGCACTTTGTTGATAAATTTGGAAGTAAAAAAGAAATTATGTATCAATATCAATTAGATAAAACAGGAGATTTAGATGAAAATATTTCTTTAAATTCAGAATTAAGCAAGAAATTGGAAACAAAGTATAAAAAAGACAGAGCATTCTATTTGATGTTTTGGAGTGTAATGTTGCTTATAGAAATTATTTATCTGTTTATAAAAAATAGAAAAATTACAAAAAGTAATAAAGATTAG
- a CDS encoding alpha/beta hydrolase, which translates to MAIPAIKQVKDSSIKLEQKWDKVFPESNKVEHTKVMFKNRYGITLVGDLYVPKNIGNQKLSAIAISGPFGAVKEQSSGLYAQTLAERGFVTLAFDGSYTGESGGQPRNVPSPEINTEDFSAAVDFLGTQSFIDRDKIGILGICGWGGFALNAGISDTRIKAVATSTMYDMTRVSAKGYNDSVDAEGRYNLKKQLNEARWKAVEDGYADLLPANNLRKEQITKDTPKFVAEYSDFYTTKRGYHPRAVNSNPNGSWTTTGMLPLINMPILEYASEMRTPTLIVAGENAHSRYFSEDAYKALGNKNKELYIVKGAVHTDLYDGGKNHVIPFDKFESFFKANLK; encoded by the coding sequence ATGGCAATACCAGCAATTAAGCAAGTGAAAGATTCGAGTATAAAATTAGAACAAAAATGGGATAAAGTTTTCCCTGAAAGCAATAAAGTTGAGCATACAAAAGTTATGTTTAAAAATCGTTATGGAATAACTCTGGTTGGGGATTTGTATGTTCCAAAAAATATTGGAAATCAAAAACTATCCGCAATAGCAATTTCAGGTCCATTTGGAGCAGTTAAAGAGCAATCATCAGGACTATATGCTCAGACATTGGCAGAAAGAGGATTTGTAACATTAGCGTTTGATGGTTCATATACAGGAGAAAGTGGAGGACAGCCAAGAAATGTTCCATCACCTGAAATTAATACAGAAGATTTTAGTGCGGCAGTTGATTTCTTAGGAACACAATCATTTATTGATAGAGATAAAATCGGAATTTTAGGAATTTGCGGTTGGGGAGGATTTGCTTTAAATGCAGGAATTTCAGATACTCGTATAAAAGCAGTAGCAACTTCAACAATGTACGATATGACAAGAGTTTCTGCAAAAGGTTACAACGATTCGGTTGATGCAGAAGGAAGATATAATTTGAAAAAACAATTGAACGAAGCTAGATGGAAAGCAGTTGAAGATGGCTATGCTGATTTATTACCGGCAAATAATCTGAGAAAAGAACAAATTACAAAAGATACACCAAAATTTGTTGCAGAATACTCTGATTTCTATACAACAAAAAGAGGATATCATCCTCGTGCAGTAAATTCTAACCCAAATGGTTCTTGGACTACAACTGGAATGTTACCATTAATTAATATGCCTATATTAGAATATGCTTCTGAAATGAGAACACCAACTTTAATAGTTGCTGGTGAAAATGCACATTCAAGATATTTCTCAGAAGATGCCTATAAAGCATTGGGAAATAAAAATAAGGAATTATACATTGTAAAAGGTGCAGTGCATACAGATTTATATGATGGTGGAAAAAATCATGTAATTCCATTTGATAAATTTGAAAGTTTCTTTAAAGCGAATTTAAAATAA
- a CDS encoding MerT protein → MEKNENKFTLKPKDFLVLILFTIIYLFFQKTIYPALAFLFWLIFTMRIEEIIFNALEFLNLSKGTISIIDIVITGIALLTVLMFVFYLGYLCSKFLKKINKTLLGSVMIAILIYFLYKVFTETDENTTMFSPSAREIHIFCTASHIFYTIGVFYSDKVKKILDKIKFKRK, encoded by the coding sequence ATGGAAAAAAATGAAAATAAATTTACATTAAAACCAAAAGACTTTTTAGTATTGATTTTATTTACAATAATCTATTTGTTCTTTCAGAAAACAATATATCCAGCATTGGCATTTTTGTTTTGGTTAATTTTTACAATGCGGATAGAAGAAATAATTTTTAATGCTTTAGAATTTTTAAATCTTTCAAAAGGAACCATAAGTATTATTGATATTGTGATTACGGGAATTGCTTTGCTAACAGTGCTTATGTTTGTATTTTACTTGGGATATTTATGCAGTAAATTTTTGAAAAAAATTAATAAAACTTTGTTAGGTAGTGTAATGATAGCGATTTTAATCTATTTTTTGTATAAAGTTTTCACAGAAACAGATGAAAATACAACAATGTTTTCACCATCAGCACGGGAAATACATATTTTCTGTACAGCATCACATATTTTTTATACAATTGGAGTATTTTATAGCGACAAAGTTAAGAAAATATTAGATAAAATAAAATTCAAAAGAAAATAA
- a CDS encoding cyclophilin-like fold protein: protein MKKFILIVIAFILLFANQIFGKGENNMKIKINGYILAVELAENSTTDELKKRLSKGSITLNMKDYGNMEKVGDFEKPLPTNNKQMSTDAGDITLYQGKSLAIYYDKNSWSLTKIGKIKNVSKDELKKILGNGNVKAEFYLD from the coding sequence ATGAAAAAATTTATACTAATAGTAATTGCATTTATTTTATTATTTGCTAATCAAATTTTTGGAAAAGGAGAAAATAATATGAAAATAAAGATAAATGGGTATATATTGGCAGTTGAACTAGCTGAAAATTCGACAACTGATGAATTGAAAAAAAGATTATCTAAAGGCTCGATAACTTTAAATATGAAAGATTATGGAAATATGGAAAAAGTCGGCGATTTTGAAAAACCGCTCCCAACTAACAATAAGCAAATGTCTACCGATGCAGGAGATATAACTTTGTATCAAGGAAAATCTTTAGCAATTTATTATGATAAAAATAGCTGGAGTTTAACAAAAATTGGGAAAATAAAAAATGTCAGTAAAGATGAACTGAAAAAAATACTTGGAAATGGAAATGTAAAAGCAGAATTTTATTTGGATTAA
- the cobD gene encoding threonine-phosphate decarboxylase CobD — translation MDFHGGNIYKIFREKNITEILDYSSNINPYGVPESLKQKITENIGILERYPDPDYVELREKLAQLNKVELENIVLGNGATEAIFLFIKVIKPEKVLIVSPTFGEYERAVRACKNSESQKIEIKYFELEEKDEFRLNIGKLKKELEKKYDLVIICNPNNPTGKFLKMAETEEILKECNRYDTKLFIDEAFIEFLKDGLKESIVNSGENKKNLFVTRAFTKFFAIPGLRLGYGIYFDKSLEKKIAEKKEPWSVNNIAEMAGITVLDDTEYIEKTLNWITEEKKYMYERLNEISGIKPYESEVNFICVKIKDELISKGLNVKKLREKMMEEGILIRDASNFKFLDERFFRLAIKDRKSNDRVVSALKEILE, via the coding sequence ATGGATTTTCATGGTGGTAATATTTATAAAATATTCAGGGAAAAAAATATAACAGAAATACTAGATTACAGCTCAAATATAAATCCTTACGGAGTGCCTGAGAGCCTAAAGCAGAAGATTACGGAAAATATTGGGATTCTTGAGAGATATCCTGACCCTGATTATGTGGAATTACGTGAAAAATTGGCTCAACTGAATAAAGTTGAACTGGAAAATATTGTGCTGGGAAATGGTGCAACAGAAGCTATATTTTTGTTCATAAAAGTGATAAAGCCCGAAAAAGTATTGATTGTGTCGCCTACTTTTGGGGAATATGAAAGGGCAGTAAGAGCGTGTAAAAATTCTGAAAGTCAAAAAATTGAAATTAAATATTTTGAATTAGAAGAAAAAGACGAGTTTAGACTTAATATTGGGAAATTAAAAAAGGAACTTGAGAAAAAATACGATTTGGTAATAATTTGCAATCCGAATAATCCGACTGGAAAATTTTTGAAAATGGCTGAAACAGAGGAAATTTTGAAAGAATGCAATAGATATGATACAAAGTTGTTTATTGATGAGGCATTTATCGAATTTTTAAAGGATGGACTAAAGGAAAGCATTGTAAATAGTGGGGAAAATAAGAAAAATTTGTTTGTAACTCGTGCATTTACAAAATTTTTTGCTATTCCAGGATTACGATTGGGATATGGAATTTATTTTGACAAAAGTTTAGAAAAGAAAATTGCTGAAAAAAAAGAGCCGTGGAGCGTGAACAATATCGCTGAAATGGCTGGAATAACGGTGCTTGATGATACAGAATACATAGAAAAGACATTAAACTGGATAACAGAAGAAAAAAAATACATGTATGAAAGACTGAATGAAATTTCAGGAATAAAGCCTTATGAGAGTGAAGTAAACTTTATTTGCGTAAAAATAAAAGATGAGCTGATTTCTAAAGGACTGAATGTGAAAAAATTACGGGAAAAAATGATGGAAGAAGGAATTTTGATAAGGGATGCATCCAATTTTAAATTTTTGGATGAAAGATTTTTTAGGCTGGCAATTAAGGATAGAAAGAGTAATGATAGGGTTGTTAGCGCTTTGAAAGAAATTTTAGAATAA
- a CDS encoding DapH/DapD/GlmU-related protein — METLLEKIKKVNEILKDDELFKEIHIAKGENEKLIAEMNNGYKTNEEKLEYLEKITGKSINKSVTVSLPFQTDFGKHISFGKNIFVNKEAIFVDLGGITIEDDVLIGPKVSLLTVNHILEPSKRRGLTTGEIIIKKNAWIGAGSTVLAGVTIGENSVVAANSTVTKNVPDNVIVAGTPAKIIKKL, encoded by the coding sequence ATGGAAACTTTATTAGAAAAAATTAAAAAAGTAAATGAAATTTTGAAAGATGATGAACTTTTTAAAGAAATTCATATCGCCAAAGGGGAAAATGAAAAATTGATTGCTGAAATGAATAATGGATATAAAACAAATGAAGAAAAATTAGAGTATCTTGAAAAAATAACTGGTAAATCAATTAATAAATCTGTTACAGTTTCTTTACCATTTCAAACTGACTTTGGAAAACATATTTCTTTTGGAAAAAATATTTTTGTGAATAAAGAAGCAATATTTGTTGATTTAGGAGGAATTACAATTGAAGATGATGTGCTTATTGGACCTAAAGTTTCACTGCTCACTGTAAATCATATTTTAGAACCAAGCAAAAGAAGAGGACTTACGACTGGAGAAATTATTATAAAGAAAAATGCTTGGATTGGAGCTGGATCTACAGTTTTAGCGGGAGTAACTATTGGAGAAAATTCAGTCGTTGCAGCAAATTCAACTGTTACAAAAAATGTGCCTGATAATGTGATTGTAGCTGGGACACCTGCAAAAATTATTAAAAAACTTTAA
- a CDS encoding cobyric acid synthase yields the protein MERKHKNIMLLGTGSNVGKSIINAGFCRIFYQDGYSVVPFKSQNMALNSFITKDGKEMGRAQVVQAEAANIEPQAFMNPILLKPTTDRKSQVIVNGKVYKNMDAREYFAYKHNLKKDIMAAYNHIRDNFDICVLEGAGSPAEINLKEDDIVNTGMAEMADSPVILVADIDRGGVFAAIYGTIMLLEESERKRIKGVIINKFRGDKSLLTPGIEMIEELTNVTVLGVVPFVRLGIEEEDSLGIDKYNVKKEGKIRISVIKLKHISNFTDIDPLSHYNDVSLKYVTKSSELGDEDIIIIPGSKNTVEDMKDLIDKNISREIIRLAKRGTIVFGICGGFQIMGQKIMDPQNIESNLKEISGLDLLDIETVMETAKTTTQYENKIKNADGILAGMEGIEIKGYEIHQGYSYPVNEEKTEIKCIFDDEKLKGAVKGNVVGTYIHGIFDNSEFTNHFLNKVRKLKGLDKVDEDFSFKEYKNREYDKLAQILRENVDIDKVYEIMGME from the coding sequence ATGGAAAGAAAACACAAAAATATAATGTTGCTGGGGACAGGTTCTAATGTGGGAAAAAGCATAATCAATGCAGGGTTTTGCAGAATATTTTATCAAGACGGGTATAGTGTGGTGCCGTTCAAGTCACAGAATATGGCTTTAAATTCGTTTATTACGAAGGATGGAAAAGAGATGGGGAGAGCTCAGGTGGTGCAGGCTGAAGCGGCTAATATCGAGCCTCAGGCATTTATGAATCCGATATTATTAAAGCCTACAACAGACAGAAAATCACAGGTTATTGTGAATGGAAAAGTTTACAAAAATATGGATGCTAGAGAATATTTTGCCTATAAGCATAATTTAAAAAAGGATATAATGGCGGCGTACAATCACATAAGGGATAACTTTGATATTTGCGTGCTGGAAGGGGCAGGAAGCCCTGCGGAAATTAATTTGAAGGAAGACGATATTGTAAATACAGGAATGGCGGAAATGGCTGATTCGCCTGTTATTTTAGTTGCTGATATTGACAGAGGCGGTGTTTTTGCGGCAATTTATGGGACAATTATGCTTCTTGAGGAAAGTGAGAGAAAACGTATAAAAGGTGTAATTATAAATAAATTTAGAGGAGATAAGAGCCTTTTGACTCCTGGAATTGAGATGATTGAAGAGTTGACAAATGTAACTGTTCTGGGAGTAGTGCCGTTTGTGCGACTAGGAATCGAGGAGGAAGACAGTCTGGGAATTGACAAGTATAATGTGAAAAAAGAAGGGAAAATTCGGATTTCGGTTATTAAACTAAAACATATATCGAATTTTACAGATATTGACCCACTTAGCCATTATAACGATGTTTCCTTGAAATATGTTACAAAAAGCTCTGAACTTGGAGATGAGGACATTATTATTATTCCTGGCTCTAAAAATACTGTGGAAGACATGAAGGACTTGATTGATAAAAATATAAGCAGGGAAATTATAAGGCTTGCAAAAAGAGGAACGATAGTATTTGGAATTTGTGGCGGTTTTCAAATAATGGGACAAAAAATAATGGATCCTCAAAATATTGAATCTAATCTAAAAGAAATTTCAGGCTTAGATTTACTAGACATAGAAACAGTTATGGAAACAGCAAAAACAACAACACAGTATGAAAATAAAATAAAAAATGCAGATGGGATACTCGCTGGAATGGAAGGCATTGAAATAAAAGGCTATGAAATACATCAAGGCTACAGTTATCCTGTAAATGAGGAAAAAACTGAGATAAAATGTATCTTTGACGATGAAAAGCTAAAAGGTGCTGTAAAAGGAAATGTTGTCGGAACCTATATTCACGGAATATTTGACAATTCTGAATTTACAAATCATTTTCTGAACAAAGTAAGAAAACTTAAAGGACTAGACAAAGTCGATGAAGATTTTAGTTTCAAAGAATATAAAAACAGGGAATACGATAAATTAGCACAAATTTTGAGAGAAAATGTCGATATTGATAAGGTTTATGAAATAATGGGGATGGAATAA
- a CDS encoding LysR family transcriptional regulator, protein MELRALKYFLVVATERNISNAAKILYVSQPALSKQLKNLEEELGVILFKRGNRNITLTEDGVYFLTKAKEILALVDTAVANLTQEDIVGGEINIGAGESAQMGHIFKIINDMMIDYPNIKTNVTSGNADEMLLKLDNGTLDFAITFGFVDKSKYEHLSLPWCDKWGLLVRKDNFLAKKDYILSKDLENIPLIISKQTNVDNFLAGWIGKSIENFNVVGTFNLLYNASLMAKQNIGSVLCFDGIINTSESNLKFIPLKPELETEMSIIWKKNQTLSNIAKKFLENLKNSISQV, encoded by the coding sequence ATGGAATTAAGAGCTTTAAAATATTTTTTAGTTGTGGCAACAGAAAGAAATATTTCTAATGCGGCTAAAATTCTTTATGTTTCACAGCCAGCACTTTCAAAACAATTAAAAAATTTGGAAGAAGAGTTGGGTGTTATTCTTTTTAAAAGAGGGAATCGGAATATTACTTTAACAGAAGATGGTGTTTATTTTTTAACAAAAGCAAAAGAAATTTTAGCATTAGTTGATACGGCAGTTGCCAACTTGACACAAGAAGATATTGTTGGAGGAGAGATAAATATTGGTGCAGGAGAAAGTGCTCAAATGGGACATATTTTTAAGATTATTAATGATATGATGATTGATTATCCAAATATAAAAACAAATGTTACTAGTGGAAATGCAGACGAAATGCTTTTAAAACTGGATAATGGAACTTTAGATTTTGCAATTACATTTGGGTTTGTGGATAAAAGTAAATATGAGCATTTGAGTTTGCCCTGGTGTGATAAATGGGGATTGCTTGTGAGAAAGGATAATTTTCTTGCAAAAAAAGACTATATTTTGTCCAAAGATTTAGAAAACATTCCTTTAATTATTTCAAAACAAACAAATGTGGATAATTTTTTAGCTGGCTGGATAGGAAAAAGTATAGAAAATTTTAATGTTGTAGGTACTTTTAACTTACTTTATAATGCATCATTAATGGCAAAGCAAAATATTGGAAGCGTTCTATGCTTTGATGGAATAATAAATACGAGTGAAAGCAATTTGAAATTTATTCCATTAAAACCAGAGCTTGAAACAGAAATGAGTATTATTTGGAAAAAGAATCAAACTTTATCAAATATTGCGAAAAAATTTTTAGAAAATTTAAAAAATTCTATCTCACAAGTATAA